The following proteins are co-located in the Mycolicibacterium goodii genome:
- a CDS encoding O-methyltransferase codes for MADPTDVDVLYDQLLLTEDEALAAARRSTQAADMPAIEVSAQYGKFLSLLVRMSGARRVLEIGTLGGYSTINLARGAGDDGSVVTLEYQPRHAEVARANLQRAGVADRVEVIVGAALESLPQLAERGDAFDFVFIDADKENNVSYVEWAIKLGHPGTVVVVDNVTRSGRVLDPAADDPQARGVHDMLTMMGENPRLEAAAIQTVGAKGWDGFAVALIK; via the coding sequence GTGGCAGACCCCACCGATGTAGACGTCCTGTACGACCAACTGCTGCTGACCGAGGATGAGGCGCTGGCCGCGGCGCGCCGGTCCACGCAGGCCGCGGACATGCCCGCGATCGAGGTGTCGGCGCAGTACGGCAAGTTCCTGTCGCTACTGGTGAGGATGTCCGGGGCCCGGCGCGTGCTGGAGATCGGCACCCTCGGCGGCTACAGCACCATCAACCTCGCGCGCGGGGCAGGCGACGACGGCAGCGTCGTCACCCTGGAATACCAACCCCGCCACGCCGAGGTGGCGCGCGCCAACCTGCAGCGCGCCGGTGTCGCCGACCGGGTCGAGGTCATCGTCGGCGCCGCGCTCGAGAGCCTGCCGCAACTGGCCGAGCGCGGCGACGCCTTCGACTTCGTGTTCATCGACGCCGACAAGGAGAACAACGTCTCCTACGTCGAATGGGCGATCAAACTCGGCCACCCCGGCACGGTTGTCGTGGTGGACAACGTGACCCGGTCCGGGCGGGTACTCGATCCTGCCGCCGACGACCCGCAGGCACGCGGCGTGCACGACATGCTGACGATGATGGGCGAGAACCCGCGCCTCGAGGCCGCCGCCATCCAGACGGTCGGCGCCAAGGGCTGGGATGGCTTCGCCGTCGCTCTGATCAAGTGA
- a CDS encoding RND family transporter: protein MSTHDAPTDAIPSAQSKYTDHGGIAKVIRTLAIPVILVWIVLIAILNTVVPQLEEVGEMRSVSMSPDDAPSMIAMKRVGQVFEEFKSNSSVMIVLEGEQPLGDEAHKYYDEIVDKLEADKKHVEHVQDFWGDPLTASGAQSSDGLASYVQVYTAGNQGEALANESVKAVQDIVNSVPAPPGVKAYVTGPAAMSADQQLAGDRSMRMIEMLTFTVIIIMLLMVYRSIITVILSLVMVVFSLAAARGVIAFLGYYEIIGLSTFATNLLVTLAIAAATDYAIFLIGRYQEARSIGESREQAYYTMFHSTAHVVLGSGMTIAGATLCLHFTRMPYFQSLGIPLAIGMTVVVLTALAVGPAIITVASRFGKTLEPRRAMRTRGWRKVGAAVVRWPGPILIATIGLSMIGLLTLPGYRTNYNDRDYQPADLPANSGYAAADRHFSQARMNPELLMIESDHDLRNSADFLVIERIAKRVVGVPGISRVQAITRPQGTPIEHTSIPFTISMQGTTQTMNQKYMQDRMADMLVQADQMQVTVDTMTKMIELMEQMRTTMNSMVGKMHGMVDDIKQLRDNIADFDDFFRPIRNYLYWEPHCYDIPMCYSLRSVFDTLDGIDTMTADFEQVIPDMDRMNALIPLMIANMEPMIATMKTMKTMMLTMQATNAGLQDQMAAMQDNSTAMGEAFDKAKNDDSFYLPPEAFENPDFKRGMKMFLSPDGHAVRFIISHEGDPMSPEGIKKIDDVKLAAKEAIKGTPLEGSKIYLGGTAATFKDMQEGANYDLIIAGIASLCLIFIIMLIITRAVVASAVIVGTVVISLGSAFGLSVLIWQHLIGLELHWMVLAMSVIVLLAVGADYNLLLVSRIKEEIHAGLNTGMIRAMGGSGSVVTAAGLVFAFTMMSMAVSELAIIGQVGTTIGLGLLFDTLVIRSFMTPSIAALLGKWFWWPQMVRQRPKPSPWPEPVQREPADATSQVT, encoded by the coding sequence ATGAGCACCCACGACGCCCCGACCGACGCCATCCCGTCGGCGCAGAGCAAGTACACCGACCACGGTGGAATCGCCAAGGTCATCCGCACCTTGGCGATTCCGGTCATCCTGGTCTGGATCGTCCTCATCGCCATCCTGAACACCGTCGTCCCCCAGCTCGAAGAGGTCGGGGAGATGCGGTCGGTGTCGATGAGCCCCGACGACGCGCCGTCGATGATCGCCATGAAGCGCGTCGGCCAGGTGTTCGAGGAGTTCAAGTCCAACAGCTCGGTGATGATCGTGCTGGAGGGCGAGCAGCCACTGGGCGACGAGGCGCACAAGTACTACGACGAGATCGTCGACAAGCTCGAGGCGGACAAGAAGCACGTCGAGCACGTCCAGGACTTCTGGGGTGACCCGCTCACCGCGTCGGGCGCCCAGAGCTCGGACGGCCTGGCGTCGTACGTGCAGGTCTACACCGCCGGCAATCAGGGTGAGGCGCTCGCCAACGAATCGGTGAAGGCCGTCCAGGACATCGTCAACAGCGTGCCCGCCCCGCCGGGGGTCAAGGCCTATGTCACCGGCCCGGCCGCCATGTCGGCCGATCAGCAGCTCGCCGGTGACCGCTCGATGCGGATGATCGAGATGCTGACCTTCACGGTCATCATCATCATGCTGCTGATGGTCTACCGGTCGATCATCACGGTGATCCTGTCGCTGGTGATGGTGGTCTTCTCGCTCGCGGCGGCGCGCGGCGTGATCGCCTTCCTGGGCTACTACGAGATCATCGGCCTGTCGACGTTCGCCACCAACCTGCTGGTGACGCTGGCGATCGCCGCGGCCACCGACTACGCGATCTTCCTGATCGGCCGGTATCAAGAGGCCAGAAGTATCGGCGAAAGCCGAGAACAGGCCTACTACACCATGTTCCACAGCACCGCCCACGTGGTGCTGGGCTCGGGTATGACCATCGCGGGCGCCACGCTGTGCCTGCACTTCACCCGCATGCCGTACTTCCAGTCGCTGGGCATCCCGCTGGCGATCGGCATGACCGTCGTGGTACTCACCGCCCTGGCCGTCGGGCCGGCGATCATCACGGTGGCCAGCCGGTTCGGCAAGACCCTCGAGCCCAGGCGTGCCATGCGCACCCGCGGCTGGCGCAAGGTCGGCGCGGCCGTGGTGCGTTGGCCCGGACCGATCCTGATCGCGACGATCGGCTTGTCGATGATCGGCCTGCTGACGCTGCCGGGGTACCGCACCAACTACAACGACCGCGACTACCAGCCGGCCGATCTGCCCGCCAACAGCGGCTACGCCGCGGCCGACCGGCACTTCTCGCAGGCCCGGATGAACCCGGAACTGCTGATGATCGAATCCGACCATGACCTGCGCAACAGCGCAGACTTCCTGGTGATCGAGCGGATCGCCAAACGTGTTGTGGGGGTTCCCGGTATCTCCCGCGTGCAGGCCATCACGCGCCCGCAGGGCACGCCGATCGAGCACACCTCGATCCCGTTCACCATCAGCATGCAGGGCACCACGCAGACCATGAACCAGAAGTACATGCAGGATCGCATGGCGGACATGCTGGTTCAGGCCGATCAGATGCAGGTCACCGTCGACACGATGACCAAGATGATCGAGCTCATGGAGCAGATGCGGACCACCATGAACAGCATGGTCGGCAAGATGCACGGCATGGTCGACGACATCAAGCAGTTGCGCGACAACATCGCCGACTTCGACGACTTCTTCCGGCCGATCCGCAACTACCTGTACTGGGAACCGCACTGCTACGACATCCCGATGTGCTACTCCCTGCGGTCGGTGTTCGACACCTTGGACGGAATCGACACCATGACAGCGGATTTCGAGCAGGTCATCCCTGACATGGACCGGATGAACGCACTCATCCCGCTGATGATCGCGAACATGGAACCGATGATCGCGACCATGAAGACGATGAAGACCATGATGCTGACCATGCAGGCCACCAACGCCGGTCTTCAGGATCAGATGGCCGCGATGCAGGACAATTCGACCGCCATGGGCGAGGCGTTCGACAAGGCCAAGAACGACGACTCGTTCTATCTGCCGCCGGAGGCCTTCGAGAACCCCGACTTCAAACGCGGGATGAAGATGTTCCTGTCGCCCGACGGGCACGCGGTGCGCTTCATCATCAGCCACGAGGGCGATCCGATGAGCCCCGAGGGCATCAAGAAGATCGACGACGTGAAACTGGCGGCCAAGGAAGCCATCAAGGGCACGCCGCTGGAGGGTTCGAAGATCTACCTCGGCGGCACCGCGGCGACGTTCAAGGACATGCAGGAAGGCGCCAACTACGACCTGATCATCGCCGGTATCGCCTCGCTGTGCCTGATCTTCATCATCATGCTGATCATCACCCGCGCGGTGGTGGCCTCGGCGGTGATCGTCGGCACCGTGGTGATCTCGCTCGGCAGCGCCTTCGGTCTTTCTGTGCTCATCTGGCAGCACCTGATCGGGCTCGAGCTGCACTGGATGGTGCTGGCGATGTCGGTGATCGTGCTGCTGGCCGTGGGTGCCGACTACAACCTGCTGCTGGTGTCGCGCATCAAGGAGGAGATCCACGCCGGCCTCAACACCGGCATGATCCGCGCCATGGGCGGCAGCGGCTCGGTGGTCACGGCCGCCGGCCTGGTGTTCGCGTTCACCATGATGTCGATGGCCGTCAGCGAGTTGGCGATCATCGGTCAGGTCGGCACCACGATCGGCCTGGGCCTGCTGTTCGACACCCTGGTGATCCGCTCGTTCATGACACCGTCGATCGCGGCCCTGCTGGGCAAGTGGTTCTGGTGGCCGCAGATGGTGCGCCAACGCCCGAAGCCGTCGCCGTGGCCGGAGCCGGTGCAGCGCGAACCTGCGGACGCGACCAGTCAGGTCACTTGA
- a CDS encoding sigma-70 family RNA polymerase sigma factor: protein MSVVLRKLTDVTVLAHRLGDDSPADAFLAEAQTYRRELLAHCYRMTGSLHDAEDLVQETYLRAWKSYEGFQGRSSVRTWLYRIATNTCLTSLEGRARRPLPSGLGTPSSAPTDDITEHHEVPWLEPLPDGDDPADPSEIVGNRESVRLAFVAALQHLSPRQRAVLVMREVLQWKASEVGDAIGASTAAVNSLLQRARAQLETVAPSADDRIEPPESPQAQATLDKYMAAFEAYDIDKLVELFTEEAIWEMPPFDTWYRGPQAIGDLSRHKCPAEKPGDMRFIRTTANGQPAAAMYMRNPDTGRHEAFQLHVLDITAGGISHVVAFMGEGLFEKFGLPAAL from the coding sequence GTGTCGGTGGTGCTGCGTAAGCTCACGGATGTGACGGTCCTCGCACACCGACTCGGCGATGACAGCCCCGCCGACGCCTTCCTGGCGGAAGCCCAGACCTACCGGCGGGAGCTGCTCGCACACTGCTACCGGATGACCGGCTCGCTGCACGACGCCGAGGACCTGGTGCAGGAGACGTACCTGCGGGCGTGGAAGTCCTATGAGGGTTTCCAGGGCAGGTCCTCGGTGCGCACATGGCTGTACCGCATCGCCACCAACACCTGCCTGACGTCGCTGGAGGGCCGTGCGCGCCGTCCGCTGCCGTCCGGGTTGGGCACCCCGAGTTCCGCGCCGACCGACGACATCACCGAGCACCACGAGGTGCCCTGGCTGGAGCCGCTGCCCGACGGTGACGATCCGGCCGACCCGTCGGAGATCGTCGGCAACCGGGAATCCGTGCGGCTGGCGTTCGTCGCCGCCCTGCAGCACCTGTCCCCGCGGCAACGCGCGGTGCTGGTGATGCGGGAGGTCCTGCAGTGGAAGGCGTCCGAGGTGGGCGATGCGATCGGGGCTTCCACGGCCGCCGTCAACAGCCTGCTGCAGCGGGCCCGGGCCCAGCTCGAGACCGTCGCCCCCAGCGCGGACGACAGGATCGAACCGCCGGAGTCCCCGCAGGCTCAGGCCACGCTGGACAAGTACATGGCGGCGTTCGAGGCCTACGACATCGACAAGCTGGTCGAGTTGTTCACCGAAGAGGCCATCTGGGAGATGCCGCCGTTCGACACCTGGTACCGCGGCCCGCAGGCCATCGGCGATCTGTCGCGCCACAAGTGCCCGGCCGAGAAGCCGGGCGACATGCGCTTCATCCGGACCACCGCGAACGGTCAGCCCGCCGCGGCGATGTACATGCGCAACCCCGACACCGGTCGGCACGAGGCCTTCCAGCTGCACGTCCTGGACATCACCGCGGGCGGCATCTCCCATGTCGTGGCGTTCATGGGCGAGGGTCTGTTCGAGAAGTTCGGGCTGCCCGCAGCGCTCTAG
- a CDS encoding alpha/beta hydrolase — MVSSTRSEHSFAGVGGAGGVRIVYDVWTPDTDPRGVVVLSHGYAEHAGRYHHVAQRFGAAGLLVYALDHRGHGRSGGKRVYLRDLSEYVEDFRTLVGIAATEHPALPRIVLGHSMGGGIVFAYGAEYPGEYSAMVLSGPAVQAQAGVSPVLVAVAKMLGKIAPGTPVENLDADAVSRDPEVVAAYKADPLVHHGKLPAGIARALIGLGQTMPQRASALTAPLLVVHGEQDRLIPVQGSRLLIERVASEDVHLKVYPELYHEVFNEPEQKLVLDDVTSWIVSHL; from the coding sequence ATGGTGAGCAGCACCCGCAGTGAACACAGCTTTGCCGGCGTCGGAGGCGCGGGAGGCGTCCGCATCGTCTACGACGTGTGGACCCCCGACACCGATCCGCGCGGTGTCGTCGTGCTGTCGCACGGTTATGCCGAACACGCGGGCCGCTACCACCACGTCGCGCAACGCTTCGGGGCCGCAGGCCTGCTGGTGTACGCGCTCGACCACCGCGGTCACGGCCGGTCCGGCGGCAAGCGGGTGTACCTGCGCGACCTGTCGGAGTACGTCGAGGACTTTCGCACGCTCGTCGGCATCGCCGCGACCGAGCACCCCGCGCTGCCCCGGATCGTGCTCGGGCACAGCATGGGCGGCGGCATCGTCTTCGCCTACGGCGCCGAGTACCCGGGCGAGTACTCGGCCATGGTGCTGTCCGGGCCTGCCGTCCAGGCGCAGGCCGGCGTCTCGCCAGTGCTCGTCGCGGTGGCCAAGATGCTGGGGAAGATCGCGCCGGGCACGCCGGTCGAGAACCTCGACGCCGATGCGGTGTCCCGCGACCCCGAGGTGGTCGCGGCGTACAAGGCCGACCCGCTGGTGCACCACGGCAAGCTGCCCGCAGGAATCGCCCGTGCGTTGATCGGCCTCGGGCAGACCATGCCGCAGCGCGCCTCGGCACTGACCGCGCCGCTGCTGGTGGTGCACGGCGAGCAGGACCGCCTGATCCCGGTTCAGGGCAGCCGCCTGCTCATCGAACGCGTGGCCTCCGAGGATGTCCACCTCAAGGTGTACCCCGAGCTGTACCACGAGGTGTTCAACGAACCCGAACAGAAACTCGTCCTCGACGACGTCACCTCATGGATCGTGAGTCATCTGTGA
- a CDS encoding DUF2786 domain-containing protein, protein MSDDKMLARIAALLRQAEGTDNPHEAEAFMAAAQRLATATSIDLALARAHSDKRTRAQMPVQRTITIGQAGTKGLRTYVHLFVLIAQANDVKCDVASNSTFVYAYGFAEDIDTTHALYTSLVMQMVRASEAYIASGAHRPTPTITARLNFQLAFGARVGQRLAAARDEARQEADESDRPGTALALRDKDIELKSFYRQASQARGTWRATSASAGYSSAARRAGDRAGRRARLGPTEELSGARGALEK, encoded by the coding sequence ATGAGCGACGACAAGATGCTCGCCCGCATCGCAGCCCTGCTGCGACAGGCCGAGGGCACCGACAATCCACACGAGGCGGAGGCCTTCATGGCCGCCGCGCAGCGGCTGGCCACCGCGACGTCCATCGACCTGGCCCTGGCGCGTGCGCACTCCGACAAACGCACCAGGGCGCAGATGCCGGTTCAGCGCACGATCACCATCGGCCAGGCCGGCACCAAGGGGCTGCGCACCTACGTGCACCTGTTCGTGCTGATCGCCCAGGCCAACGACGTGAAATGCGACGTGGCCTCCAACTCGACGTTCGTCTATGCGTACGGGTTTGCCGAGGACATCGACACCACGCACGCGCTCTACACGAGCCTGGTGATGCAGATGGTCCGCGCGTCGGAGGCCTATATCGCCTCGGGGGCGCACCGGCCGACACCGACGATCACCGCTCGGCTGAACTTCCAGCTCGCGTTCGGCGCCCGCGTCGGTCAACGACTCGCGGCGGCCCGCGACGAGGCCAGGCAGGAGGCCGACGAGTCCGATCGGCCCGGCACCGCACTCGCGTTGCGCGACAAGGACATCGAGCTGAAGAGCTTCTACCGGCAGGCGTCGCAGGCGCGTGGTACGTGGCGGGCCACGAGCGCGTCGGCGGGCTACTCGTCGGCGGCACGCCGGGCCGGGGACCGGGCCGGCCGACGCGCGCGACTCGGCCCGACCGAGGAACTGTCCGGCGCGCGCGGCGCTCTGGAGAAGTGA
- a CDS encoding TetR/AcrR family transcriptional regulator, which translates to MAKSVAPRGFARERVLEAALNLFAEHGVNGTSLQMIADRLGVSKAAVYYQFHSKDDIVFAVVEPIFDDMRRMLRIAEAMSSPDARREAAVGGMLELAVRHRRVSAVFHGDPAMKDLMHSRADLNEVIERLTAILLGPDPDTSCRVMMSMLASGIFSSAMDPDLADIDDEELHRVLLDCTQRLLRAPVSS; encoded by the coding sequence GTGGCGAAGTCGGTTGCACCGCGCGGATTCGCGCGCGAGCGGGTGCTCGAAGCGGCGCTGAACCTGTTCGCAGAGCACGGGGTCAACGGCACGTCCTTGCAGATGATCGCCGATCGTCTCGGTGTCAGCAAAGCTGCCGTCTACTACCAGTTCCACTCCAAGGACGACATCGTCTTCGCGGTCGTGGAGCCGATCTTCGACGATATGCGCCGCATGCTGAGAATCGCCGAGGCGATGTCGTCGCCCGACGCCCGCCGCGAGGCCGCCGTCGGCGGGATGTTGGAACTGGCGGTGCGGCACCGGCGGGTCTCGGCGGTGTTCCATGGCGATCCGGCGATGAAAGACCTCATGCACAGCCGCGCGGATCTCAACGAGGTCATCGAGCGACTGACCGCGATTTTGCTCGGGCCGGATCCCGACACATCGTGCCGCGTGATGATGTCGATGCTGGCGTCCGGAATCTTCAGCAGCGCAATGGATCCCGATCTTGCCGACATCGATGACGAGGAACTGCACCGGGTGCTGCTCGACTGTACGCAGCGACTGTTGCGCGCACCGGTTTCCAGTTAG
- a CDS encoding VOC family protein, which produces MSNPTINASIVPNLWFDREAEEAAKHYIAAFGGNGRILNTIAAHPESPSPQDVPVVVEFELAGQRLVGINGGPQFTFTEAISLEVRVTGQDQMDRLWAALSEDGEELPCGWLKDKYGLAWQITPTEYYDMVTTGDDAAKARLMSAVLGTQGKFDLAKLQAAFADS; this is translated from the coding sequence ATGAGCAACCCCACGATCAACGCCAGCATCGTCCCCAACCTGTGGTTCGACCGGGAAGCCGAAGAGGCCGCCAAGCACTACATCGCGGCCTTCGGGGGCAACGGCCGGATCCTCAACACCATCGCCGCGCACCCCGAATCACCCTCGCCGCAGGACGTTCCGGTGGTCGTCGAGTTCGAGCTCGCCGGACAGCGCCTGGTGGGCATCAACGGAGGCCCACAGTTCACGTTCACCGAGGCCATCTCGCTGGAGGTGCGGGTGACCGGCCAGGACCAGATGGACCGACTGTGGGCCGCGTTGAGCGAAGACGGCGAGGAGCTGCCGTGCGGATGGCTCAAGGACAAGTACGGGCTGGCATGGCAGATCACCCCGACCGAGTACTACGACATGGTCACCACAGGAGACGACGCGGCCAAGGCCCGGCTGATGTCCGCCGTGCTCGGCACGCAGGGCAAGTTCGACCTGGCCAAGCTGCAGGCGGCGTTCGCCGACTCCTAG
- a CDS encoding TIGR04338 family metallohydrolase, whose product MTARDTQRARVYAAEEFVRTMFDRAAQHSSRAIDFFGTQLTLPPEGKFGSVAAVQRYVDDVIARVGATPVQVRARRGTKAAHYETDGAVIAVPEQDTTWALRELVVLHELAHHLCACGPDAPAHGPEFVATYCQLCETIMGPEVGLVLRMVYAREGVG is encoded by the coding sequence GTGACCGCGCGCGATACCCAGCGGGCCCGTGTCTACGCCGCTGAGGAATTCGTACGGACGATGTTCGACCGTGCGGCACAACACAGTTCGCGTGCCATCGATTTCTTCGGGACGCAGCTCACGTTGCCGCCCGAGGGGAAGTTCGGATCCGTTGCGGCAGTACAGCGTTACGTCGACGACGTGATCGCGCGGGTCGGGGCCACCCCCGTACAGGTGCGGGCCCGACGCGGGACGAAAGCCGCGCACTACGAAACCGACGGTGCGGTCATCGCGGTCCCCGAACAGGACACCACCTGGGCGCTGCGTGAGCTGGTGGTTCTCCACGAGCTCGCCCACCATCTGTGTGCCTGCGGTCCCGATGCCCCGGCCCATGGCCCCGAATTCGTGGCGACGTATTGCCAACTGTGCGAGACCATCATGGGACCGGAGGTGGGGCTGGTGCTGCGCATGGTGTACGCCAGGGAGGGCGTCGGCTGA
- a CDS encoding MmpS family protein: MKLLRQFWIPVLIGAVVLVGAFTVMRVRTFFGSGDDPSLASAKVDDTKPFDPKVVVYEIYGEPGATADVNYLDLDAQPQRVDGATLPWTLRLESTAPSVFPNIVAQGNGSSITCRITVDDELKDERTSNGVNAQTFCLVKSA; encoded by the coding sequence ATGAAGCTGTTGAGACAGTTCTGGATCCCCGTGCTCATCGGCGCGGTGGTTCTCGTCGGTGCCTTCACCGTGATGCGCGTCCGTACGTTCTTCGGCTCCGGTGACGACCCCAGCCTCGCCAGCGCCAAGGTCGACGACACCAAGCCGTTCGATCCCAAGGTCGTCGTCTACGAGATCTACGGCGAGCCCGGCGCGACCGCGGATGTGAACTACCTGGATCTCGATGCCCAGCCGCAACGCGTCGACGGTGCCACCCTGCCCTGGACCCTGCGCCTGGAATCCACGGCGCCCTCGGTGTTCCCCAATATCGTGGCGCAGGGCAACGGCAGCTCCATCACCTGCCGGATCACCGTCGACGACGAACTGAAAGACGAGCGCACCTCCAACGGCGTGAACGCCCAAACCTTCTGCCTGGTGAAATCTGCATGA